One Rossellomorea aquimaris DNA window includes the following coding sequences:
- a CDS encoding kinase, with protein MENFFNGKISKKDLEAFELIGDGKDGEIYKVAEDKVVKYFFKEETHQRELEAMKIGQNSAIMPRLYEFGDNYIVMEFVQGISLARHMKRHGHIDEEMTKKILFVLEEFKRIGFKRWDTEVRHMLMDENGGFKVIDHKRAFTSDSPVPTKLLKGMKKFGLTGDFLEHVKNLNPELHDAWKKHK; from the coding sequence ATGGAGAACTTTTTTAACGGGAAAATCTCAAAGAAAGACCTGGAAGCCTTTGAATTGATTGGTGATGGGAAAGATGGCGAAATCTACAAGGTAGCAGAGGACAAAGTTGTTAAGTACTTCTTTAAGGAAGAAACACATCAACGAGAACTAGAAGCGATGAAAATAGGCCAGAATTCGGCGATTATGCCTCGTCTTTATGAATTTGGTGACAATTACATTGTCATGGAGTTTGTTCAAGGAATATCCCTTGCACGTCATATGAAACGGCACGGCCATATTGATGAAGAAATGACTAAAAAAATATTATTCGTTTTAGAAGAATTCAAACGGATAGGCTTTAAGCGATGGGATACAGAGGTACGCCATATGTTAATGGATGAAAATGGCGGATTCAAAGTGATTGATCACAAGCGAGCATTTACATCCGACTCACCTGTTCCAACGAAATTGTTAAAAGGAATGAAGAAATTTGGTTTAACAGGCGATTTTTTGGAACATGTAAAGAATTTAAATCCTGAGCTCCATGATGCTTGGAAGAAACATAAGTAG
- a CDS encoding aminoglycoside adenylyltransferase domain-containing protein, whose protein sequence is MASVPRVVQSVLNDYLISFNKYLPNTIKGVYLHGSISLDAYVNNSSDIDFIAVTSRRMTSKDAGSLYLVHKELALTYPKPEMDGVYIIQEEIGKLNACDTNEFQENAYYNNGELKFGEYFNFNPITWYLFKHKGISVMGPDTTSFDVTISLHQLSSYVLSNMNSYWTGRTRGMETSFEDVMNYPTEIIDNEIEWSVLGLLRQYYTLREYGITSKQEAGQYGLQHLHDEWHLIIREAMNIREGLKVSLFNSEEERIKHTLGFAKYLISYCNDMFSPVNFKHT, encoded by the coding sequence ATGGCCAGCGTACCAAGGGTTGTACAATCAGTATTAAATGACTACCTAATTTCATTTAACAAATACTTGCCAAATACAATAAAAGGCGTATATTTACACGGTTCCATCTCGTTGGATGCGTATGTGAATAATTCCAGTGATATTGACTTTATTGCAGTTACCAGCCGCAGAATGACATCTAAAGATGCTGGAAGTTTATATCTTGTACATAAAGAATTAGCGTTGACATACCCTAAGCCGGAAATGGATGGAGTTTATATCATTCAAGAGGAGATTGGAAAACTTAACGCGTGCGACACAAACGAATTTCAAGAAAATGCTTATTACAATAATGGTGAATTGAAATTTGGTGAGTATTTTAATTTCAACCCAATCACTTGGTATTTGTTTAAGCATAAGGGAATTAGCGTTATGGGGCCAGACACCACTTCTTTTGATGTAACCATCTCTTTACACCAATTAAGTTCATATGTTCTTTCAAACATGAATTCGTATTGGACAGGAAGGACCCGTGGGATGGAAACTTCATTTGAGGACGTAATGAATTACCCGACTGAAATCATTGATAATGAGATAGAATGGTCCGTCCTTGGTTTGCTTCGTCAATACTACACATTAAGGGAATATGGTATTACCTCCAAGCAAGAAGCAGGACAATATGGACTGCAACATCTTCATGATGAATGGCACCTCATTATAAGGGAGGCCATGAATATTCGGGAAGGTTTGAAAGTGAGTCTTTTCAACTCAGAAGAAGAACGGATTAAACATACCCTTGGGTTTGCAAAGTATTTAATTTCTTATTGTAATGATATGTTCTCTCCTGTCAATTTTAAGCATACATAA
- a CDS encoding YegS/Rv2252/BmrU family lipid kinase, translated as MKQAMLIVNPSSGKEKGQDYSEHALETMSKMGYKTELRITEGEGDAMDYAREACERKFDFVAAMGGDGTINEAINGIAEQEHRPLFGLIPLGTVNDFARALNIPMKPEEAIDIFKHNHVQKTDVGKINDRYFINIVAVGALAEASFSTPVEQKSKLGPLAYIIEGMKKMKEKQPFELKVHSDHDWEGDALLVLVALTNSVGGMETIAPEAKVNDGKLHVFIIKDIALPHFLMLLPKIISGELAESEHVHYMKVTKLEASSTYKMIANIDGDEGDELPITIENLKQHLDILIPLKK; from the coding sequence GTGAAACAAGCCATGCTTATCGTTAACCCCTCTTCCGGGAAGGAAAAAGGGCAGGACTATAGTGAACATGCTCTGGAGACCATGTCAAAAATGGGGTATAAAACGGAATTGCGCATTACAGAAGGGGAAGGAGATGCCATGGATTACGCCAGGGAAGCATGTGAGCGAAAATTTGATTTCGTCGCAGCCATGGGAGGGGACGGCACAATCAATGAAGCGATTAACGGAATAGCTGAGCAGGAGCACCGCCCTCTATTTGGCCTGATACCACTCGGAACAGTAAATGATTTCGCACGAGCTTTAAACATTCCTATGAAACCCGAAGAGGCCATCGACATATTCAAGCATAATCATGTGCAGAAGACCGATGTTGGAAAAATCAACGACCGATACTTCATCAATATCGTCGCAGTAGGCGCCTTGGCAGAAGCATCGTTTTCAACGCCAGTCGAACAGAAGTCTAAGCTTGGTCCTCTTGCATATATAATTGAGGGAATGAAGAAAATGAAGGAGAAGCAGCCGTTCGAGCTCAAGGTCCATTCCGACCATGACTGGGAAGGGGACGCCCTTCTCGTGCTTGTTGCCCTGACAAACTCTGTCGGAGGCATGGAAACCATTGCACCCGAGGCCAAAGTAAATGACGGTAAGCTCCATGTCTTTATCATCAAAGACATAGCCCTTCCTCATTTTCTAATGCTCCTTCCAAAGATCATTTCAGGAGAACTGGCAGAAAGTGAACATGTCCATTATATGAAAGTCACCAAGCTGGAAGCGTCATCGACCTATAAGATGATTGCCAATATTGATGGCGACGAGGGGGACGAGCTGCCAATCACAATAGAAAACCTAAAGCAGCATCTTGACATACTTATTCCACTTAAAAAATAG
- a CDS encoding iron-sulfur cluster biosynthesis family protein, with product MKLKITKSAKERLNDIPDGKIIQLSLDRGSCDIVNNLYEIKVVENREADSTENIIQSDDMFFIVDDDFEDTYEHELTIDFKDNFFVFKNKNQTFNNRIGLKYV from the coding sequence ATGAAATTAAAAATCACAAAATCTGCAAAAGAAAGACTAAATGATATTCCTGATGGCAAAATCATTCAACTATCACTTGACCGTGGAAGCTGCGATATAGTGAACAACCTCTATGAAATAAAGGTAGTAGAAAATAGAGAAGCTGATTCAACAGAGAATATCATCCAATCCGATGATATGTTCTTCATTGTTGACGACGACTTCGAAGATACTTATGAACATGAACTCACGATTGATTTTAAAGATAACTTCTTTGTGTTTAAAAATAAGAATCAGACATTTAATAATCGAATTGGACTTAAGTACGTGTAA
- a CDS encoding nucleotide excision repair endonuclease, which translates to MIKIEIPQADISITERRQPRDSEEPKIKSIQGFIDLHEIPRDKGGIILFYNINDELLFVGKARKLRQRVKKHLEDTVSPLRNHRGEIYRIDVAIVEDAMDREIYETYIINKLQSKYNVEKVFYK; encoded by the coding sequence ATGATAAAAATTGAAATCCCACAAGCGGATATTTCCATAACGGAACGCAGACAACCAAGAGACTCAGAAGAACCAAAGATCAAAAGTATCCAAGGGTTCATCGATCTTCACGAAATCCCAAGAGACAAAGGTGGTATCATCTTGTTTTACAACATAAACGATGAACTCCTTTTCGTTGGGAAAGCACGTAAACTAAGACAAAGAGTCAAGAAACATCTTGAAGATACCGTATCACCACTTCGTAACCACAGAGGCGAAATCTACCGAATCGATGTTGCCATTGTAGAAGATGCGATGGATCGTGAGATTTACGAAACTTATATCATTAACAAGCTCCAATCGAAATATAACGTAGAAAAAGTTTTCTATAAATAA
- a CDS encoding MEDS domain-containing protein has translation MEALNEVKLVALHKGHVFYQFKSEETYLSNLMLFIRSGLKNNQHVLVIESMRNITKVRNRMKRLLNDEQQSSIYLVDNFDYYFLNGDFNTKKILNHFQKDISIIKKQNPSIRTWAHVEWTSSEPDTFLLNEFESTADEYVLQEGLLSVCAYSKNSLSPTLIETLEKVHNYVMTDDTLGLSMVYGK, from the coding sequence ATGGAAGCGTTAAATGAAGTGAAATTAGTAGCGTTACACAAAGGCCATGTCTTTTATCAATTTAAGTCGGAAGAAACCTACCTTAGCAACCTTATGCTATTTATTCGCTCTGGATTGAAAAATAATCAGCATGTCCTGGTTATTGAAAGCATGAGAAATATCACCAAGGTCAGAAATAGAATGAAAAGGTTATTGAATGATGAACAGCAATCTTCCATTTATTTAGTTGATAACTTTGACTACTACTTTTTAAATGGTGACTTTAATACTAAAAAGATACTTAATCATTTCCAAAAAGATATTTCCATCATAAAGAAACAGAACCCTTCCATCAGAACCTGGGCTCATGTCGAGTGGACCTCCAGTGAACCAGATACATTCCTTCTCAACGAATTTGAATCAACTGCAGATGAGTACGTTTTACAAGAAGGCCTGCTTTCTGTCTGTGCTTACTCTAAAAACAGTTTATCGCCTACTTTGATAGAAACCCTTGAAAAAGTTCATAATTATGTGATGACAGATGATACCCTTGGTTTATCAATGGTGTACGGGAAATAA
- a CDS encoding GNAT family N-acetyltransferase → MTIHFTEVIEPNPIIVDALNRWENNPDLVPLIRPNKNKKELEQQSQMTLEEFRNRLDTQHFYLIYIDDKLVGEMNYMVDPRHLYKRAPGTAWIGITIGEEDGRGKGIGFKAIQHLEEEIKKQGLTRIELGVFEFNTRAYMLYQQLGYQEIARIADFTYWNNTMWSDIRMEKYLGK, encoded by the coding sequence ATGACTATTCATTTTACTGAGGTAATCGAACCAAATCCTATAATTGTTGATGCCTTGAATCGTTGGGAAAACAATCCAGACTTAGTTCCATTAATTCGCCCTAATAAAAACAAGAAGGAACTGGAACAACAATCGCAGATGACTTTAGAAGAGTTCAGAAACCGATTAGACACTCAACATTTTTATCTTATTTATATTGATGACAAGCTTGTGGGAGAAATGAATTACATGGTCGACCCAAGACATCTTTACAAAAGAGCTCCCGGAACTGCTTGGATAGGAATTACAATAGGTGAAGAGGATGGACGTGGTAAGGGAATAGGGTTCAAGGCTATCCAACATTTAGAGGAAGAGATAAAAAAGCAAGGACTTACAAGAATTGAATTAGGTGTTTTTGAGTTTAATACCCGTGCATATATGCTTTATCAACAATTGGGATATCAAGAAATTGCTAGAATTGCTGACTTTACCTATTGGAATAATACAATGTGGTCTGATATCAGGATGGAGAAGTATTTAGGAAAATGA
- a CDS encoding GNAT family N-acetyltransferase, translating to MYSIVFNDEIVGVVLFTYHSEYVIEIKNIALDRAYRGMGLGKSVLKEACDIFRSIGLHKVIVGTANSITDNLVFYQKAGFRMSEIKKDFFRQYPDSIFEDGIRA from the coding sequence ATGTATTCAATTGTGTTTAATGATGAAATTGTTGGTGTCGTATTGTTCACCTACCATTCAGAATACGTCATTGAAATAAAAAACATTGCATTAGATAGAGCTTATCGAGGTATGGGGTTAGGGAAGTCCGTTCTAAAAGAAGCATGTGATATTTTTAGAAGTATAGGATTACATAAGGTCATCGTCGGTACAGCCAACTCCATTACTGATAATTTGGTTTTCTATCAAAAAGCAGGATTTCGAATGAGTGAAATTAAAAAGGACTTCTTCAGGCAGTATCCTGATTCGATATTCGAAGATGGAATCAGGGCATAG
- a CDS encoding methyltransferase domain-containing protein — protein sequence MEENIHNYDDLLEMLDSFLREPAHFWDEFFSDRDRSVPIFVNAPDENLVSYVEMGRITPGKVLELGCGSGRNSIYLAEQGFEVDAVDLSKTSLVWAKERADERNLTINFLHQNIFDFNSEQGKYDFIFDSGCFHHIAPHRRMSYIDIIDKSLKEKGYFGITCFLQGGRLGGSDISDWEVYRTGSLMGGLGYTEERLTNIFHSLKPIELRKMVDKNDTENLFGSSGLLTGLFQKR from the coding sequence ATGGAAGAAAACATTCATAATTATGATGATTTACTGGAAATGCTGGATTCATTTTTAAGGGAACCTGCTCACTTTTGGGATGAGTTTTTTTCTGATCGTGATAGATCGGTACCTATATTTGTAAATGCACCTGATGAGAATTTAGTATCATACGTGGAAATGGGAAGGATTACACCTGGAAAAGTACTGGAACTTGGATGTGGATCAGGCAGAAATTCGATTTATTTAGCGGAACAGGGCTTTGAGGTAGATGCAGTTGATTTATCGAAAACGTCCCTCGTTTGGGCAAAGGAACGCGCAGATGAAAGGAATCTCACCATCAACTTTTTACACCAAAATATTTTCGACTTCAATAGTGAACAGGGGAAATATGATTTCATTTTCGATTCAGGTTGTTTTCATCATATAGCACCTCATAGAAGAATGAGTTACATAGATATTATTGACAAATCATTAAAGGAAAAGGGGTATTTCGGTATTACTTGTTTTCTTCAAGGTGGAAGGTTAGGGGGCTCTGATATATCCGATTGGGAAGTATATAGAACAGGCTCACTTATGGGTGGATTAGGTTATACAGAGGAACGGTTAACGAATATATTCCATTCGTTAAAGCCAATTGAACTAAGGAAAATGGTCGATAAAAATGATACAGAAAACCTATTTGGCTCCTCAGGGTTATTGACTGGTCTTTTCCAAAAGAGGTAA
- a CDS encoding LysR family transcriptional regulator translates to MDLNVVKTFITAAEFNHFRKAAERLYISQPSVTVHIKQLEKELGVILFERDGKKIKLTEAGRSYLNHAKRLIEIYEEGISDLQSFSQGYTTTLKMAISPLIADNVLPFVLRQYLETHSQVEISVEIIESAEIEKAVLEERVDIGLSCLPCFSPELENTLLFSDKVILVAPHDGRDFESAPPLEEEELLASNYLLTHNHPAYWDELCYTIKQFYPKTRMMKVSQTHITKRFIAEGLGVSYLPSSTVRRELLEGRLLEVETKAFPMPEAKTFAITKYQHKVQKEFLRFLSQFRV, encoded by the coding sequence GTGGATTTGAATGTGGTAAAAACATTTATAACAGCAGCTGAATTCAATCATTTCAGGAAAGCGGCTGAGCGATTATATATATCACAGCCGTCCGTAACGGTTCATATTAAACAACTTGAAAAAGAGTTGGGAGTTATTCTATTTGAGAGAGATGGGAAGAAAATCAAACTGACAGAAGCGGGAAGATCCTATTTAAATCATGCTAAGAGATTGATCGAGATCTATGAGGAAGGAATCTCTGATCTTCAATCCTTTAGTCAGGGATACACGACAACACTTAAAATGGCTATATCCCCCTTGATTGCTGATAATGTGTTACCTTTTGTTTTAAGACAATATTTAGAAACTCACTCCCAGGTTGAGATTTCGGTTGAAATTATCGAATCTGCTGAAATAGAGAAGGCTGTTTTAGAGGAAAGAGTCGATATCGGACTTTCCTGCCTTCCTTGTTTTAGTCCTGAACTTGAAAATACTCTATTGTTTTCAGATAAAGTCATTTTGGTGGCACCTCATGATGGACGAGATTTCGAATCAGCCCCACCTTTGGAAGAAGAGGAGTTATTAGCATCGAATTACTTATTGACCCACAATCACCCTGCTTATTGGGATGAGCTATGTTATACCATAAAGCAATTCTATCCAAAAACCAGGATGATGAAGGTTTCACAAACACATATTACGAAACGATTCATCGCAGAAGGACTTGGTGTCTCGTATCTTCCCTCGTCTACAGTCAGGCGAGAGCTGCTTGAAGGAAGACTATTGGAGGTTGAAACAAAAGCTTTTCCCATGCCGGAAGCAAAAACCTTCGCCATTACAAAATATCAACATAAAGTACAAAAGGAATTTTTGCGTTTCTTGTCTCAATTCAGAGTGTAA
- a CDS encoding citrate synthase/methylcitrate synthase, whose amino-acid sequence MFSEGLKGIIAAQTTISHIDGKEGVLIYRGYEIGELSHLAFEEAAFLLWYGHLPTVEDAVEIKKKLSTYRFLTPGMRDILHSLPQGMDMMSVLRTVISSEGGSAYKWKPTIEQSMRLTAVIPTIIANRFNIMMEKPLIDPDTHLNHVENYLYMLTGKTPSKAVADALETYMVLTLEHGMNASAFSARVTASTESDLVSAITAAIGTMKGPLHGGAPSGVIDLLNEIGTAEKAECVIRRKLLKGEKLMGFGHRVYKTPDPRAIALRKKLIENMGEDHSLDLALYVEKKAIELLAEIKPGRSLYTNVEFYAAAIMKSIHLQSDLFTPTFTASRIVGWTAHVMEQAENNTIYRPQSEYIGKRNC is encoded by the coding sequence ATGTTTAGTGAAGGACTAAAAGGAATTATAGCAGCACAAACAACGATCAGTCATATCGATGGGAAGGAGGGTGTCCTTATCTATAGGGGATATGAAATTGGAGAACTCAGTCACCTGGCATTTGAAGAAGCTGCTTTCTTATTATGGTATGGGCATCTTCCTACGGTGGAGGATGCAGTGGAGATCAAAAAGAAACTGAGCACCTATCGTTTCCTGACGCCTGGAATGAGGGACATCCTTCATTCTCTACCACAAGGAATGGACATGATGAGTGTGTTAAGGACCGTTATCTCCTCTGAGGGAGGATCAGCATACAAATGGAAGCCAACTATTGAGCAGTCAATGCGATTGACGGCTGTGATTCCTACCATCATTGCCAACCGATTCAATATAATGATGGAAAAACCTTTAATTGATCCGGATACCCATCTGAATCATGTGGAGAATTATCTCTATATGTTAACCGGAAAGACTCCGTCTAAGGCAGTTGCGGATGCATTGGAAACGTATATGGTCCTGACCCTTGAGCATGGTATGAATGCTTCTGCTTTCTCGGCAAGAGTCACAGCCTCAACGGAATCCGATCTGGTTTCCGCCATCACTGCAGCCATTGGAACAATGAAAGGGCCGCTTCACGGAGGGGCACCATCCGGGGTCATTGATTTACTGAACGAAATAGGTACGGCTGAAAAAGCCGAATGTGTCATCAGAAGAAAATTGCTGAAAGGAGAGAAGCTGATGGGATTTGGCCATCGGGTGTATAAGACTCCTGACCCAAGGGCCATCGCGTTAAGAAAGAAGCTGATAGAAAATATGGGGGAAGATCACTCTCTGGATCTAGCACTCTATGTGGAGAAGAAGGCGATTGAACTTTTAGCTGAAATTAAGCCGGGAAGATCCCTTTACACAAATGTAGAGTTTTATGCTGCTGCCATCATGAAATCGATCCATCTACAATCAGATCTTTTCACACCGACATTTACGGCCAGTCGAATCGTTGGGTGGACAGCACATGTGATGGAGCAGGCTGAAAACAATACAATATACAGACCTCAATCCGAATATATAGGAAAAAGAAACTGCTAG
- a CDS encoding VOC family protein: protein MISKVGQIMLYVNNQDEAVQFWTEIVGFKVLTEEDNGQGMRWIEIAPTKEAETSFVLHNKELISKMQPELNLGTPSLMLFTDDLDGLHKSLSEKNITVGEIVEMPSGKVFNFSDYEDNYFAVREKSN, encoded by the coding sequence ATGATCAGTAAAGTTGGTCAAATCATGTTGTATGTTAATAACCAAGATGAGGCAGTACAATTCTGGACTGAAATAGTCGGGTTTAAAGTCCTAACCGAAGAAGACAATGGGCAGGGAATGAGATGGATTGAAATCGCACCGACGAAAGAGGCTGAAACAAGTTTTGTGCTTCACAACAAGGAACTGATTTCGAAAATGCAGCCGGAATTAAATCTGGGAACCCCATCCTTAATGCTGTTTACAGACGATCTGGATGGATTACATAAAAGCTTGTCCGAAAAGAACATAACGGTGGGGGAAATTGTTGAAATGCCTTCTGGCAAAGTATTCAACTTTTCAGATTATGAGGATAATTACTTTGCTGTTAGGGAGAAAAGTAATTAG
- a CDS encoding VOC family protein produces the protein MKSRNGKVVGFELSSQDPEKAAAFYSKVFGWNLAEPQWDFWTVSTGHGDGLSGGISKGPHDHPHGTRIQIEVDSIEETISAAKDYGAMVVRDKMEFDYFFLAYLVDPTGVGIGLIEKK, from the coding sequence GTGAAAAGTCGAAATGGGAAAGTGGTTGGCTTTGAACTAAGTAGTCAGGATCCAGAAAAAGCAGCAGCATTTTACTCAAAAGTATTCGGTTGGAATTTGGCTGAACCTCAATGGGACTTCTGGACAGTTTCAACTGGGCATGGTGATGGATTGAGTGGGGGCATAAGCAAAGGTCCTCATGATCATCCACACGGTACACGGATTCAAATTGAAGTAGACTCCATTGAAGAAACCATTTCTGCAGCAAAAGACTACGGTGCGATGGTGGTCCGGGACAAGATGGAATTTGATTATTTCTTCCTTGCATATTTGGTGGATCCTACCGGTGTGGGAATTGGTTTGATTGAAAAGAAATAG
- a CDS encoding NUDIX domain-containing protein: MFERELGKSKNELNELKMKYRTAVKAVLIQNNKILLMHSNKGDYKFPGGGVEEGETLTGALIREVAEETGFINCVVKKPIGIVIQRHLDVFEDDALFEMTSHYFQCDLTDRERIPQQLEGYESELDMIPKWVTLDEAIEGNEKLMDLLDNNRWIKRENYVLRELKKLYK, encoded by the coding sequence TTGTTTGAAAGGGAATTAGGAAAATCAAAAAATGAATTAAACGAATTAAAAATGAAATACAGAACGGCCGTGAAAGCAGTCCTCATTCAAAATAATAAGATTCTCCTTATGCACTCAAACAAAGGAGATTATAAATTCCCTGGAGGCGGAGTTGAAGAAGGTGAAACATTGACTGGTGCCCTGATAAGGGAGGTGGCTGAAGAAACAGGCTTTATAAATTGTGTTGTCAAGAAGCCCATTGGGATTGTGATTCAAAGGCATTTGGATGTGTTTGAAGATGATGCCTTATTCGAAATGACTTCCCACTATTTCCAATGTGATTTAACAGACAGAGAAAGAATACCACAACAATTAGAAGGATATGAATCGGAACTGGATATGATACCAAAATGGGTTACATTGGATGAAGCGATTGAGGGGAATGAAAAGTTGATGGACCTGCTTGATAACAACCGCTGGATTAAACGGGAGAACTATGTATTAAGAGAGTTGAAGAAGTTATACAAGTAA
- a CDS encoding GNAT family N-acetyltransferase → MKVLETDRLTLRWVETTDAEFIMRLLNEPGWLQFIGDKGIRTIDDAKGYIMNGPRAMYEREGFGLFLTERKEDHTPIGLCGLIKRDGLEDVDIGFAFLSDYQSKGYAFEAAQATVRLAKDIGIKRIIAITTKDNESSGKLLEKLDMQLEGYVTLPNDTEELKKYGLNF, encoded by the coding sequence TTGAAAGTACTAGAAACGGATCGACTCACCCTCAGATGGGTCGAGACTACAGACGCAGAATTCATTATGAGATTATTAAATGAACCTGGATGGCTGCAGTTCATAGGTGACAAAGGAATTCGAACAATCGATGATGCAAAAGGCTATATAATGAATGGCCCCAGGGCAATGTATGAACGGGAAGGATTTGGTTTGTTCTTAACAGAACGTAAGGAGGATCATACTCCCATCGGATTGTGTGGATTGATTAAGCGCGACGGACTTGAAGATGTAGATATTGGCTTTGCTTTTCTCTCTGACTATCAATCTAAAGGATATGCATTTGAAGCAGCACAAGCTACGGTGAGACTTGCAAAGGACATAGGAATAAAGCGTATTATAGCGATTACGACGAAGGACAATGAATCCTCAGGTAAACTGCTGGAAAAACTTGATATGCAGTTAGAAGGTTATGTGACATTGCCGAATGATACAGAAGAACTGAAAAAGTATGGGCTGAACTTCTAG
- a CDS encoding pentapeptide repeat-containing protein, giving the protein MTVKFKIEAPKIPTRLESANFHDVYYEEDPFLSNCTIENARLDHEEIDQIVLSKIVFKNVSFIGSSFPRIDMTDVIFENCDLSNANFTEGIIHRVTFRECKLMGVNFSEANLGNVSFIESLANMSDFVDARLKQVKFNQTSLQNANYSDCKLVKVNFDQCDLNEVEFTQTNLKGIDISTCTFTRINVALENLYGCEVSQEQAIGFASLLGLKVKV; this is encoded by the coding sequence ATGACAGTAAAATTCAAAATAGAAGCTCCAAAAATCCCGACTCGATTAGAGTCAGCTAATTTTCATGATGTTTATTATGAAGAAGATCCATTCCTATCGAATTGTACGATAGAAAATGCAAGGCTGGATCACGAAGAAATCGATCAGATCGTTTTATCAAAAATTGTTTTTAAAAATGTTTCCTTTATAGGTTCATCTTTTCCTCGAATCGATATGACCGATGTTATATTTGAAAACTGTGACCTTTCGAATGCGAACTTCACTGAAGGCATCATACATCGGGTTACGTTTAGGGAATGCAAATTAATGGGAGTCAATTTTTCCGAGGCGAATTTAGGCAATGTCAGTTTCATAGAGTCCTTGGCAAATATGAGTGATTTTGTTGATGCACGATTAAAGCAGGTGAAATTCAACCAAACCTCCTTACAAAACGCCAACTACTCAGACTGCAAGCTCGTGAAAGTAAACTTTGATCAGTGCGATCTTAATGAGGTTGAATTCACCCAGACTAATCTTAAAGGAATCGATATTAGTACTTGTACGTTTACAAGAATAAATGTAGCTCTTGAGAATCTATATGGATGTGAGGTTTCACAGGAACAAGCGATCGGGTTTGCAAGTTTATTGGGATTGAAGGTGAAGGTGTAA
- a CDS encoding DoxX family protein, with protein MTIFIWVLQGLLAAMFFMAAVGKLTGSNMHRGVFDHLRLPQWFRVVTGLVELTGAALLVIGYWQETFIVPGSLVLGVTAFGGMLAHIRVKDGFKDMFMIVFLGILAFLLLYLVR; from the coding sequence ATGACCATCTTCATCTGGGTTTTACAAGGATTATTGGCAGCGATGTTTTTTATGGCAGCAGTCGGTAAATTAACCGGTTCCAACATGCATCGAGGTGTATTTGATCATTTACGGTTACCACAATGGTTTCGTGTTGTCACTGGATTGGTTGAATTAACAGGTGCTGCGCTCTTAGTGATTGGATACTGGCAGGAAACGTTCATTGTTCCTGGCTCACTTGTTCTTGGTGTAACGGCTTTCGGTGGAATGCTGGCACATATTCGTGTGAAAGATGGGTTTAAAGACATGTTCATGATTGTATTTCTGGGAATCCTCGCATTTTTATTACTATATTTAGTTCGATAA